From the genome of Fulvia fulva chromosome 12, complete sequence:
CAGCAATGGGGAGGAGCTTGGTTGGCCACGACGATCGTGGAAGGACACGGTTCGGCCACATGGAACTTACAATAGTCGATCGGTCCAGTGTTCTGGCGCTGCCTTTCACGGATACAGTGGTGAGAGACAGGGCGTACAGCAATCTCAGCAATGCCACGCGTTGTTACAGTTCACTTGTTGGTTTCTTACCTGTACTTTCGAGGCAGCATCTTGTCCCACTACCACCGCTGGACTTCGACTATCAGCAGAAAGGTCGTGGCGACAGTCCAACAGTTCCGTAATCTAGCCAACATCCTCGCACTCATACTCTGATCCGGCAGATCCCTCATCAACCCGAGAGCTCAAGGATAACACCAAAGACTCATAGCCTTGGCCACATGCTGATCCAATTCCCAACATTGACTCATCTCTCAGTCACAAATCTACCACTGCAATAACACTTCATCTCGAGGTCGACTCACAGCAATGCCATCAGCATCTCACGCAGATCTCTACTTTGACCCAGAACTCGAAGGCTGGACCGATCATATCACAGATATCAGCATCACCAACGATTGCCAAGATCAAAGCATGGCAGCCGAAAGCGCAATCGTGTCCCGCGTGGTACGACAAATTGCCAGAAAGCACAAGACATCATCTTCAAGACTCCACCCAAGCAAGTTCTCATCAATGGCCGAGCCACCGCACGACAGGTCGTCCTCGTCCTCGTCCTCATCCTCGTCAACATTATCACCCTCTTCGTTAGCGAATTGGTCTAGCATGGCAGACCCAGTACAGGAGCGATTGGCGAAGCCTAAAGACTGGTCGAGCATGGCAGATCCAATTCATGACCCGGCGCGGAAGGCCAGCAAAGAGGTCAGGGGTACGGAGGTGGACTCCCAGCGTACGAGGGGCAAGGACTGGGCGAGAGAGCGGAGTCAGAGTCAGGAGTCGATGAAGTCAAGTGGCTCATCTGATGAGTCGAGGTAGGAAGACTCCGCTCGAGCTGCTTTGTGGCTGTGTCAGGGCTTGGCAGCCAAACATGGCGTCGGGGACTGGTTACTTGGACGTCAGACAGTTTTGGCCAACACACATCTCTCTCGCCATGACTTGGTGTAGTGCTCGGTCTGTATAGAATCACTCGCCGTATTTTCGAATCCCCCGTTGCCTCACGAAGTCTCGTTCAGTTTCTGTACAATGTCGATTCGTCGTCTGATACACTGTTGCACCAAGTCGCCTGATGCACGAGGCGACGACTTGCACTATGAGGATGCGGAACCACATCACACGCATGCGGTACCAATACGAAGGGCTCTATAGAGAGGATTCCGATTGTGCTGTCGCTCCGATCGCTTAAGAAGTGCTGTGATAGATTCTTGCTGGGAGACAGGTCCCGGTCGGATGGCTCGCATTTGTTGCTTGTCGACCGTACATTATTCCCCACCTGCATCGACGGCAGCAGTATCGCCATTCCCATCAGCTGTATCATCCTGATTACCTCCCATGAAGCTGCCCAACAAGCCGCCGAAAACACCCGGCGCTATTGGTATTCCTATCAACGCGAAGGCGACCGATCCCAGTACTGGTAAAATCGCCAGCATCAGCTTTATGACCGTTCGCTGTCTCTTCGGCTTCTTTTTGAGCACGTTGATCTCGCGCTGCACAGCTTCTCGCTGCTCGCGCCTCAGCTTCCCACCGTTAGCTTCCAGTTTTGCAACGGTCTCGTCGAAGTCACGCGCACCGTTCTGTTCGAGGAACTTCATCAACTTCTTGTTCACGTCGCGGAGATCTTCCATCTCATCCTCGAGGCGACGGTCTGCCGCTCGTCGCTCGTAGTGGAGAGCGTCTTGCTGTTGGTAAACACGCTCGAGCTTATCACGGGCTTCTTGTCGAGCATCCGCAAGTGCGTCTTCAAGCCGTTTGTCTTGATCTTTGCGTGCATCTTCCATTTCTTTCTGCAGCTCTGCCATTTCATGCTTGTACTTCTGTTCCAGCGCGATGATCTCCTCGTTGACAGTGATGCCAGCAGATGTCTGGGCAAGCTGTTTGTCCTGGTCCACCATTTCGGACTGGATCTGAAGCGGCACTGGGTCGGAGTGTCGGAGGCGCATCAAGATACGCATTGCAGACTCCTGTGTGTCTTCAAAGCGGTCCATCCGGGCACCAGCTTCGATCATTTTCGCCCAATACATGGGATTTGCGGCATACTGTTCTTCGCGACTCTCTGCCAGTGCCTGTTCATTGGCCTTGGCGGCCATGCCCCAACGAGTGGTGACAAGAAGCACATTTCGCAAGGGATCTAAACCACATAGATCTTTGAACATCTTCAGGTTCCGCAGCGAAGATCCAGTCATACGAGGGTCCATGATCGATTGCAAATATATGATCCCGTTGAGCTTCTGACGGTCATTCCTGTAGTTGAAGTCCAGCCAGTCAGCGATCGCTTTTAGTACGTCGCTCTCGTTGAGCTCGGTATCGTTGAAGCCGGGCGTGTCGATGAGGGTTATGTCCATGTCTCGATACTCAAAGGTGTACGAATCCACGGTTTCGGTGACTGCAGGCAATAGTCAGCCGCGTCGAACTGGCTAAAAGAGGTACGCTACCCTACACGAGTGCAGATCGTGTCCAATGCCAACTGTTGGTAGTTCGCTCGCTGCTTTCACAAACGTGCTCTTGCCAGCACCTGTTACGCCCATGATGGCGATATTCATGGCCATGCGCTCCGGTCCGCCCATGTTGCGTTGTGTTTTCGTGAGGACCAGAGAACTCTCAATGGGACTCTTGCAAAGACCGTAACATGAGATAAAGGTCCGCTCAACTTATTGCACATCACTTCGATCAGGCACACTCAATAGTGCCGAGTAGTACAGTGCCAGTTCAACTCCAACAGGGCTCTACCAACCCTCTGTCGAGGCTTTTGAGTCTGGCCGGGCCAACGCCTCGGCAACGCTCAGCATCATGGGGTGCGACCTCTATTTCCGCATCGTGGAGGGTCGCGAATGCACGAAGCTGCGAGCCGTGAGTGTTGCATGAGGTCCAGACTAGCGAAGCCATGCGCAGGGCTCAGCTGAGCTTCATTGCTGCCACCCTAGACCTATTTTCGTCTTACCTTTGGCACCGCATAATGCCAGATTTAGCACTCAAGCCGACGTTGTGGCGCCCTCGCGCACGCAGTTGTACCCACATTGAGGTGCATCGTTTCTCGTGAACGCACAGCTTGTCGCAGTGTATGTACTGTATGAATCAACATGGGACCCAAATCCTCCTGCAGACTACCCCTCTCAGCTGACCGGTCAAGTACTCCATGCAGATTAGCGTAGCCTTGCTGCAATCAAATTTATTCAGCTGGGGACTCGGCATACATGTGGTACTGCATCTTGCCACCCGCAAGCAAGCTACGAAATTCCAGAACGCTGTGCGTTCACTTGGGCAGCGTCGGTGCCAATCGAGGCTGAGACTCGCCGGAGTTTCGGAATCACAGCACTCGCTTGCGGTGCGCACCGTCAAACATCAAGGACGACCAGAGCTTTAGCCCATACGCGACGTGCCGAGTCGTAGCTGTCCCCCTCATGCGTTCCATGTGCTACCACAGAAGGATGCACAACCGTCCGGATGGGCTTGCCATCTAGCCTTCGGTCCGCTGGATCGTCGAGGTCGTGGAGACCATGTGCTTCGAGCTCCGGTGAGTCCACTGCAAACTTCGTGTTGGCGAGATCATGCAGGAAGTGACATCGTAGAGCTACTCGCTGCCTCCACAGGCGTATCGCTAAGCTCGTGGCGTGGTCAAAAACTACCGAGACGTTGGCACACAGCTGCCTCGATTCTTCCTGATCCAGTCCCCTTCGCATGAGTAACTTGGAGCTCCCGTTCAGGAATCGGTTGGCTGCGCGAACCCCAGCTGAAAGTCGTTTGTTGACGACAAATTGCTGTAGTGGCGAAGGATTGTCCTTGCTCTCTTCCCCAGGCGGGAAGAGATAACGAATTGTCTGCGAGCGCCACATGTTTGCCTCGTGAGCATTTGCTGCGCACAGTTAGCGGTCCCTCATCCCGACAGCAGTGGACACACTCACATAGCCACTCTCGAGAGTACGCCTTGAAGAAGGCCTGTGGCCAGTCTACGGTTGCCGCATCGAGGAACGGACGTTCTTTAACGTTTACATCATCTGCCAGAAAGAAGAATGGGTTGCTGACGATCTCGTTGTGTACGGCGAACGAGAGCAATCCAGTCAGGAAAACCCGAGCCGCGGACTCCTGGCCCACCAGTTCTTCTTCGAGCTCTTGTCTACCCGCATCCTGGAGGTAGACTACGTTGCAAAGATCAAGATGGAGCTGGTCCCGCTCGGTAAGAGGTCGAGTATGAAGGTCGCGCATGTCTCCAGGGTCTGCACCATATAGCTTTCCAATGTTGGTGATAGACCTTTGTATGCCACCGAGTTCCAGCTTGATAGCCACATCGTCCATTGGCGTATACTGAGCGTTGGCGATGTTCTTGAAGCTAGCCACTTGTAGCTGTCGAAGTTCATGCTCGAGAGCATGCTGTTTGGTCATGAGCTGCGTGATGTGACCCTTGAGCCCTTCGATAAACTCCGCACGTCTCTGCAGTTCTTTATCCTTCTCGCTGACCCTACCCCAGGCATCGCGCTCGACGGGCATCTTATGTATGCCTTGATCTGTGCCCCTTCTTTCCGGCTGCGCAGGTGGTGCTTGTTTTCGAAGAACTTCAGGCTGTTGCTTCTGGTACTGCGAAGTTTGAGGTTCCTGCGTGAGCATGGTCAATGAATGGTAGGTCACATTGGGTATTGAATAACGAACCGTATGGTAAAATCCCGCTGGCTCCGAGAAGAAGCTGTTCAAAGTCCCTTTCCAGCCCTTTCGATGAGATCCACTGCCTTGATCATCTTCGGCATAATCCAGCTCCTGGTCGTTACCGTGTCTCTTTGATTTGTTTCCGGCCTTTGACGACTGCCCGTAACTAGACATGTGGATTGCTCAAGACACGAGTCCGGTGAGAAGTTGTCATTCGAAGGAATAGGTCTGAAAATGGCGGGCGCACTGACTGCGCCGAGCGAAAGCCCACAACAGCGCCTCCAACAGTGGAGCTGCATTGCTCAGCCTTCTCATGCAATGCGATACGTCGTGGCTTGCAGCTACCTTGAAAAGCTCCAGAATAGTGCAAGTCATGCATGCACGGGGACAAGCGACTCCATTCCAGATTCGTGCGGCCCCAATAGCCAGAACAACAGTCTGATCGCCTTGTTGCCGCTACCTACCTTGCAGCTCAGCTTTCTTTTTCAGAACGTTCACTTCCGAGGCTTTGCTCGTTACCTCTGCTGCCAAATACTTCGAAAAGCTGGCTCAAGGCTGGAAAAATTGTGTCTGGTCATCACGACTGCTGTCAACATGTCTGCACCGCCGGCATATGAAGATCTGTCCGATGTATGGGATAGCATGCCAAATATCCTCCCAGCACCATCTCGACACAGACTGATCGTAGGCGTCGATTACGGCACCACGTATTCTGGTGAGCATCTCGTCCGTCCCGCTCCATAAGGTTTACTAACGTAATCCAAGGCATTAGTTTCGTCACTACGGACAAGGAGACAGTCGATGACATCCATGTCATCACTGCTTGGCCTGGTCAGGACACGTCGAGCGCATGGAAGGTTCCTACGCGCATGGCCTATGCCGTCGAAAATCAAGACCAGGATGAGCTCAAAGAAGATCAATGGGGCTATTCAGTCCGACCTTACATGACCTCTTGCTCATGGACAAAGCTTCTGTTGGACAAGCTCACTGAATCCGGGCAGCATGACGATCCCAGCCTGCGTAGCGCGATCGATGAGGGCATATTGCGTCTGCCGAGCGGCCTCGTCAATAAGAACGCAGCGCAGGTATGCGAGGACTTTCTGCGCAACCTGTATCAGCACATGATGCGTGAGGTCTCCAAACGGATCGGAGAGAACTTCCTGAAGTCGACTCCTATGGATTGCTGGCTCACCGTTCCGGCTGTCTGGTCCGATAAAGCCCAAGACTTGACCAGATCAGCAGCAAAGGCGGCAGGGTTTGGCTCGAGGTCAGGCGATAACATTTATATAATCACTGAGCCTGAGGCTGCGGCCATCGCGACGTTGAAGAAGCATATGCAGCCAGAGTCTGTCGGTGCACCAGCAGTAAGTGGCAATCATTGTCGTTAGTGAAAATGGGTACCGGCTAATATGACCGCAGCCCGGAGACAACATCCTGATTTGTGACTGCGGTGGAGGGACAGTGGATATAACGACGTATTCGATTGTCGAAACGTCCCCTGCTCTGATATTCGAAGAGCTCTGCGTAGGATCAGGTACTTCAGGTTGAGTTGCGTCGGCCAGATCACTGCTGATCCGTGGACAGGTGGTAAGTGCGGATCCACATATATCGACCGGAATCTGCACAACTTGATGAAGGAAAGGTTCGGTGAGAGTTTCGAGCGAGTGGAACTTCGCCGTAAAGGCCCTGGAAGCCGTTTCATGGAGCAATGGGAGCGAGTCAAACGGTCGTTCGGCATGACGGAGAACCAGTTCCGGCAAGAGCTGGGACCTATTGTCATGGAGGGAGTGCAAAGGTCGCCATGGTATGATCCATTGGACAACATGGTGATATTGTCTCCGTAAGTGCGCACCAAGTGCCGAACTCGACAACACTGACTACGGTTAGACAAGACGTCGAGGCCTTGTTTTCGCCAGTGGTTGACCACATTCTGGAGCTTGTTGCGGAACAGATCCAGAGCGTGGAGAACGAGGGCCAGTCCATAGACGTAAGTCATGCAGCCCGTGTCGAGTGTTGCATCCTCCTGCTCGATACTAATGCGGCGATCCAGCGGCTCGTCCTCATAGGAGGATTTGGCGATTCTGCATACCTTTTCAACCGCATCAAGCAATGGTGCACCGACTTTGGTATCCGTGTGGTTTGTCCTAAAGATCCGTAGGTCACACTTCCAGTGTTCCTCAAACTCAACTGACCGAGGATGTCAAGGCAAGCGGCCATCGTGAGAGGCGCCGCACTCCGTGGCCTCGAAGGGACTGTTCCGAGGAAGAGACGGGCACGGCGGCACTATGGTATTGCCATCAGTCAGCCCTTTCGAGACGGGATCGACCCAGAACACAGAGGATGGTATGATTCGTGGACACGCGCCAAACTCTGCAAGAATCGCATGCAGTGGATGATCAATAAGGCGAGACGCCCCGGTCAGAACATAATGAGCAATCAGCTGACATGTCCATCATCAGGGTGAGACTATAAGCACAGATGCCCCGAAGTCAACCATGCTGTCGGCAGATTGGGACAAAGACCGTCCAGCAACGACATATATGGAGCTGTTTAGTTGCGCGCTGGATGCTGCTCCTGAGTATTGCGACGATCCTCGTAAGTCGAGTTCGACACCTTCCCCAGGAGGAGAGACTGACAACTTCTGCAGGCGTTGAAAAAGTTTGCAGAGTAAAGGTCGACTTCAAGAACGCCAACCGAAAAGGCTTCGAGACCAAGCGGAAGTACGGCTTCTTTGGCAAGAAGAGTTGGCTGATAGATGTCGAGCTCCAGTGCATTTTTGGGTCCAAGACAGGAGGCCTGCACTTCAAGTCGCTGATAGCAGGCGCTGTTTCAGGCACCGCCACAGCCGAGTTCGACTGAAGTTGACATACCGCTCCGATCGGCCGGGATCGGACGTTTGTAGACATCCAACGTCGAAGAGTTTGAGTGCTTTGTTGTCTGTaatagtagagccttcgagctggAGCCAGGTGGTGAGCATGTTCTCATGGGCCTTGGATAACATTGATGGTGCCGTCCAGAAAGAGACCCTGGGTAAGAAAGCTCCGGTGAATGGTCGACTTCGGTCTGGTCGTCTGAAGCTGATGGTTGCGGAAAAGTGAACGTAGCAAGAGACGGAAAGGAGAGGGCAGAATGACTGCACCCCGACATTTGATGCACAGACCCATCAAAATTGATTGGTCAACGTCATCAATTTGGCTTGAATGTCTGCGACTTCACCTCATCTATCTCCAACACATGATCGCCCGTACTGCTCTCAGATCGAGAGCGCTCGCCTCAACTCTCCCGAGACCCATCGGATCAGCGTTTCCACCTCTCACGTCCTTGTCCACCTCCAGATCCATGGCCACAACACCGCTTGTAGCAGGCCTCTCCGCCGTCACAAACGGCGATGCCAAACCCTCTCTCCGCTACGCAGATGTCAGTCTGCCGAACCCCCTTGTGACATCCAGAAAGCTCATCGATGACTAGGTATAGATCGGCATCAACCTCTCCGACCCCATCTTCCGCGGTACTCATCACGGCAAAAAAGCCCACGAAGACGACCTCCAACATGTCATCACCCGCTTCCTCAAGATCGGCGGCCTGAAACTCATGATCACCGGCTCCGACCTGACAGAATCGAAGAACGCCATCAAGCTAGCAGAAGATTACCCCGGTCTCTGCTACGCAACCGTCGGTGTCCACCCCTGCAGTGCGAAGCAGTTTCTCAAGCACAAAGGAGGAGACGACCAGCTACTGCAAGAGCTGAAAGAGCTAGCGCTGGAAGGCAAGAAGAATGGCACAGTCGCGGCGTTTGGAGAGATAGGGCTGGACTATGACCGCTTGCAGCATGCCGATAAAGAGACGCAGGTGAAGTACTTCGAGAAGCAGCTCGATCTAGCGACCGAACTGGAccttcctctcttcctacactCCCGCGCAGCAGCCGAAGACTTTGAGTCGATATTGAAGGCTCGCCTGGACCGGCTGCCCAAACGAGGCGTGGTACACTCCTTTACCGGCACCATGGAGGAGATGCAGCGGATTGTGGAGCTTGGATTCGATGTGGGCATCAATGGATGCAGTATGAAAACGGAAGAGAACCTTGAAGTGGTAAAGGCAGTACCGTTGGAGCGGATACAGATTGAGACAGATGGACCCTGGTGTGAGATGAGACCCAGTCATGCTTCGGCGACATTCCTGAAAGACGCACCGCCTTTACCGAAAGCTGTGAAGAAAGAGCAGTGGAACGAGGAGTGTATGGTGAAGGGACGTAATGAGCCTTGTCAGATCACAAATGTAGCCCACGCGATTGCGGGGATCAAGGGGGTGACTGTGGAGGAGGTCTGTGAGGCGTAAGTTGCAGCACACTTGAGACAACTTTTCATGGATGTTGCTAATGATACTGCAGTGCCTGGATTAACTCGATACGAATGTTCGGTCTTGGTGAGCCGTCGCCTTGACGCTGCATCTTGCCACACGATGTTCAAGACGCCAGGTCAATAGTGTAGAGACTCAGTCCCACCTTCGTGTAAGCATATTCGCCGAAATAGTGTTGACCGGATATGTTCGATATGTCGTGCGAGCCGAACTTGAAACCTTCGTGACGTCTCCGACTGGCTTTGATCCATCAAGGCCTTGGACGTCCGTTGCTTCAGCTCAAGCAATAGTCTCAACCTCTGGCACCGGCAGCATAGTCGTAACCACTTCTGTCTCCTCGCCGTCATCATCGAGTGTGATGGTCGTTCTGAATCTTTTGTCCTGCTTGGACTGCTGGTCGTCATCCTCACGCTCGCGCTTGATGCGGACCTGTTGAACGTCAGCTACAATACTCACACGCCGATGATCGGGGCTCTCACCGTCGCATCTCTCTCCGCTTGCCGCCTTCTTTGCACCTCTGCTTTCAACTCCTCAGCTGTCATAGTCTCAAGATCTGGCTCGGGCTCAGGCTCAGGTTCCTCTTCCGGCTCTGGCGTCGGATCTGGAGCGATCATACCCATGGCTTGGAGGTCCTCGTGCGAAGTGTACCTGAACACAAACACTGCCATTGGCTTCATGTCCGGGTCGACGAATTCCGCGTCCCAATACCTTGCATGGAGCCCATCGTTGGCGACTGCCTCGGTGTATGAGGTAGTGCTGGAGATGGCCTGTCCTTTCAACGCTTTCTCATCGACTGCGTCAACCGATTTGAGGCCGCTCGAAAGGTCCAGCTGGTCATTCACCACGCTCTTGCTCAGCTGATGATGCACGTCGATCCGAATCGTCCCGATCTGCAACGCAGCTTCGACCTCTTCCTTGGTCGGTACAGCTCCGCCATCGCCTGTCAGGCCGTCAGCACTGTGTGCGCCCACCGCCAGTCTTAGCACTCACGTTTCTCCAGCTCTGTGAATTGGTATTTTTTGACCGTGTTTCCTGCCGTATAGCACCCTTTGCTAACCACGATGCTACCGGCGTGATCCTGGCCGCTGGGGAATGAGATTGCTGTATCAGCTAAGACGCCATTTATGCTGATGCAGAATGCTAGACAATCGCCGATAAATTCGGTTCCGGAGGCGATGTCCGCGTGAATTTCGAAAGTGTCACCCGCATTTGACTGGACGTAGCGTGTGGTTGTAGTGTCGGTGTCTGTGGTGGCGTCATGTTGGTATTCTGGAAGCGGATTGCTGGAGGCGCGGACGGTTGCGGTGATAGTGGGGGTTGAGCTCGTGATGGCCATGTTGGTTTGTGGTGGGAAGCAGAGAAAAGGCGACGTGAGGAGGGCTGTAGGGTTTGGTGGTATGTGGCGATGTGTAGTGGTGAATGATGATGTTGTTGTGTTGAGGAGGTGGTGACGAGGGGTAGAGAGAAGCTTTCAGATCTTTGCTAGCTATGGAAGGAAGACACCAGCATGTGATCATGTATGACGGGAAGTGAAAAGGTTTCAGGTGCATGCACTCACTCACTCATGTCTACCCATCGCTGAACATCTAGACATCTAGCTACGAGTGCTCCAAGGCATCATTGCCTTGGGCAGAAGCGAACATCACGCGGGAAGACCTCTGAAGGGTATAATCCTCGCCGGTTCAACGAGCATAAGCTCAATCTCGAAATTGCGTGGTACATTATGTCCAGGCAACAGATGAGATTACACTACTTCGGCTGGGCCGCTTGTCGTGCCCAACAGGTCCGCCCGAGTTCCAATGCCTGACTCGATACGTAAGGTCTGTCATTCAGTCAAGCTCAATGACCTCTTGCTTTACAAAGCGGCGGCTGGGCGCGGCTGAGGACGACCGCAGGCTTTGATCCTGACCATCGCCAGCAACCTCCTGCTTTACGTCACCCGGCGATGCAGTAAAAGATTCCCGGAAGCTGCCGTCGTCATCGAGCACTAGCAGCACGTGCTCGGCTTCGACA
Proteins encoded in this window:
- a CDS encoding Deoxyribonuclease Tat-D, which produces MITGSDLTESKNAIKLAEDYPGLCYATVGVHPCSAKQFLKHKGGDDQLLQELKELALEGKKNGTVAAFGEIGLDYDRLQHADKETQVKYFEKQLDLATELDLPLFLHSRAAAEDFESILKARLDRLPKRGVVHSFTGTMEEMQRIVELGFDVGINGCSMKTEENLEVVKAVPLERIQIETDGPWCEMRPSHASATFLKDAPPLPKAVKKEQWNEECMVKGRNEPCQITNVAHAIAGIKGVTVEEVCEAAWINSIRMFGLGEPSP